The Caballeronia sp. Lep1P3 genome window below encodes:
- a CDS encoding ABC transporter substrate-binding protein has product MTLSKFTRRLAAGAALAALSLVTAAAHAQIKVGVDLSSTGPAAAIGITSKNAMLMWPKTIAGQDAQYIILDDGSDPGAAVRNIRKLITEDKVDVIVGPNITPAALAALDPVSEYQTPMITLIGSASVVEPQEGKKVWAFKMAQTDRAMADVMTRYMANHGVKTVGFIGFADSYGDSWLSEFTKFADLRHIRILASERFNRTDASVTGQILKLMSAKPDAVLIAGAGTPTVLPQRTLVERGYKGAIYQTHGIATPEFIKLGGKDVEGTLFPTQPVVVARTLPADHPSKKAALAFVSAYEDKYGQGTVTQFAGDAAGVYPRLQDAAGRALRTAKPGTQAFRVALRSELAHAHELVVPNGVVNTSASDHVGLDQRASVMGVIHNGAFTYLSQ; this is encoded by the coding sequence ATGACGTTGTCGAAGTTCACGCGCCGGCTCGCGGCCGGTGCCGCTTTAGCCGCGTTGTCGCTCGTCACCGCCGCCGCGCACGCGCAGATCAAGGTCGGCGTCGATCTTTCCAGCACCGGCCCGGCTGCCGCAATCGGCATCACGAGCAAGAACGCGATGCTGATGTGGCCGAAGACCATCGCGGGTCAGGACGCGCAGTACATCATCCTCGACGACGGCTCGGACCCCGGCGCGGCGGTGCGCAATATCCGCAAGCTCATCACCGAGGACAAGGTCGACGTGATCGTCGGGCCGAACATCACGCCGGCGGCGCTCGCCGCGCTCGATCCCGTCTCCGAATATCAGACGCCGATGATCACGCTGATCGGCTCGGCGTCGGTCGTCGAGCCGCAGGAAGGCAAGAAGGTGTGGGCGTTCAAGATGGCGCAGACCGACCGCGCGATGGCCGACGTGATGACACGCTACATGGCGAACCACGGCGTGAAGACGGTCGGTTTCATCGGCTTCGCGGACAGTTACGGCGATAGCTGGCTCAGCGAATTCACGAAGTTCGCGGATTTGCGGCATATCAGAATCCTCGCGAGCGAGCGCTTCAACCGCACCGATGCGAGCGTCACGGGCCAGATCCTCAAACTGATGTCAGCGAAACCCGACGCGGTGCTGATCGCGGGCGCCGGCACGCCGACCGTCCTGCCGCAGCGCACGCTCGTCGAGCGCGGCTATAAGGGCGCGATCTATCAGACGCACGGCATCGCGACGCCCGAGTTCATCAAGCTCGGCGGCAAGGACGTCGAAGGCACGCTGTTTCCGACGCAGCCGGTGGTCGTCGCGCGCACGTTGCCCGCCGATCATCCGTCGAAGAAGGCGGCGCTCGCGTTCGTGAGCGCCTACGAGGACAAGTACGGCCAGGGCACGGTGACGCAGTTCGCCGGCGACGCTGCGGGCGTCTATCCCCGGCTGCAGGATGCGGCCGGGCGCGCGCTCAGGACGGCCAAGCCGGGCACGCAGGCGTTCCGCGTCGCGCTGCGCTCGGAGCTTGCGCACGCGCACGAACTGGTGGTGCCGAACGGCGTCGTCAATACGAGCGCGAGCGATCACGTCGGCCTCGATCAGCGCGCGAGCGTGATGGGCGTCATCCACAATGGCGCGTTCACGTATCTCAGTCAATGA